In Rutidosis leptorrhynchoides isolate AG116_Rl617_1_P2 chromosome 6, CSIRO_AGI_Rlap_v1, whole genome shotgun sequence, the DNA window TAAATGGTGGTGGCACTTTCGCACTGAAAGCAACACACTTTGGGTTAGAGTTATCAAAAGTATTTATGGGCGGGACGGGGGTTTGGGTCAAGAAAATCTGGTTTCATCTGCTAAAGGCAACTCGGTTTGGGGCAACATCATTAAAATTGGAAAAGATTCGCTTAATATCGGTTTGAACTTTAACGTGTTGTTTGACAAGAAACTAGGTGATGGTCGTGACACCTTCTTCTGGGAAGACATTTGGGTTGGTGGTATGCGGCTAAAAGATAGGTTTTCGAGATTATTTCGATTGGAAGTTAATCAGATGGCGTCGGTAAAGGATAGAGTTACTTTTATAAAAGCTTCGTGGGAATTCTTGTGGCAGTGGTCTAGAAATCTTACAGGTAGACTTGTTGGTGAATTGAAAGATCTAGGGACGCTAATCCTCGGATTCACGGGTTTAGATCATGGTGAAGGAAAATGGATTTGTAAGGTGGACAACAGTGAGGTGTACAAGACTAGGGTAATGACTAGAAAAATTGAAGATCTACTTCTTGCTGGACACTGTTCGAATACAAGCACTATGCGTAATAAGCTGTTACCTCAAAAAGTGGGTTTGTTCATATGGCGGGTACTTAAG includes these proteins:
- the LOC139855136 gene encoding uncharacterized protein gives rise to the protein MGVGVSKSDVENLAARLGYCLEIDKREIHEEVIGLEGTIDVIWGRLTLLKSVLSTLLVYFFSLFHTPSNVISLLKKLRRIFFWGGSSNDTKISWVKWEFILVSYGEGGLNIGSLKAKNWALVGKWWWHFRTESNTLWVRVIKSIYGRDGGLGQENLVSSAKGNSVWGNIIKIGKDSLNIGLNFNVLFDKKLGDGRDTFFWEDIWVGGMRLKDRFSRLFRLEVNQMASVKDRVTFIKASWEFLWQWSRNLTGRLVGELKDLGTLILGFTGLDHGEGKWICKVDNSEVYKTRVMTRKIEDLLLAGHCSNTSTMRNKLLPQKVGLFIWRVLKERIPVRV